A genomic region of Exiguobacterium oxidotolerans JCM 12280 contains the following coding sequences:
- a CDS encoding DUF2922 domain-containing protein, with the protein MEHTILLTFDTSTNKPFRLRLSGAKADTTVAEVKALGNLMVAHDPFYNGIIKLREAELQNSSESAYVL; encoded by the coding sequence ATGGAACATACCATTTTATTGACGTTCGACACATCGACGAACAAACCGTTTCGCCTTCGGTTATCCGGTGCGAAAGCAGACACGACGGTCGCTGAGGTCAAAGCCCTCGGCAACTTGATGGTCGCACACGACCCGTTTTATAACGGCATCATCAAACTGCGTGAAGCCGAACTGCAAAACAGCTCGGAATCCGCCTACGTCCTCTAA
- a CDS encoding DUF1659 domain-containing protein has translation MTQAEEIKTSLVVVFERADKVSPNGDALIARRRFNGLRPDLAPEAVAAIGQAIGAMITGTYTHSEISRDYALLNA, from the coding sequence ATGACACAAGCGGAAGAAATCAAAACGAGTCTCGTCGTCGTCTTCGAACGAGCGGATAAAGTTTCACCGAACGGAGATGCCCTCATCGCCCGTCGTCGCTTCAACGGACTCCGTCCAGACTTAGCACCTGAAGCTGTCGCTGCAATCGGTCAAGCCATCGGCGCAATGATCACAGGAACATACACACACAGTGAAATCAGTCGTGACTACGCTCTACTCAACGCCTAA